In a genomic window of Mycosarcoma maydis chromosome 5, whole genome shotgun sequence:
- a CDS encoding uncharacterized protein (related to PEX14 - peroxisomal protein involved in protein import - peroxin), with protein MSDPSTSAVGANQQQAVSGPVRPDMVASAITFLSDPKVQSSTMSQRVSFLESKGLRPNEIDEAIRQANQSQATGSTGYASYAAGPPAPYYGGAPYGAYPAGASQHQGRDWRDWFIMAVVSGTIGYGVISLAKKYLMPHLQPPNANVLEADLDSLTAKYDEVASQLQALDAQTIAVKQGLEEQKAEVEKSIKEVEHCVKSVRENEKRRDGELDRIKDDVEGIRKELASLFEKSKQAQTNSLSELQSELKSLKSLLVSRGTVGGQGGAMHGAGASIPPRPYGVGYGAGSYGSPTIGTPTGDASPPHLPKPTIPAWQLAGAGSTNSGAATPTSTVTKEAEGTSRATESTPADPAEEMSKSEGKSKEASD; from the coding sequence ATGTCGGACCCATCCACGTCTGCAGTTGGAGCAaaccagcagcaggctgTCTCAGGACCCGTTCGACCGGACATGGTCGCCTCCGCCATCACCTTCCTCTCTGATCCCAAGGTGCAGTCGTCGACCATGTCGCAGAGGGTGAGCTTTCTGGAATCCAAAGGTCTGCGACCCAACGAGATCGATGAAGCTATCCGTCAGGCCAACCAATCTCAAGCGACCGGCTCTACCGGATATGCTTCGTATGCAGCTGGACCACCTGCGCCTTACTATGGAGGGGCGCCTTACGGTGCTTACCCCGCTGGTGCTTCTCAACACCAAGGACGCGATTGGCGAGATTGGTTCATTATGGCGGTTGTGTCGGGTACGATTGGCTACGGCGTGATTTCACTGGCGAAGAAATACCTCATGCCGCACCTGCAGCCGCCCAATGCGAACGTACTCGAGGCTGACTTGGACTCGCTCACGGCAAAGTACGATGAAGTAGCGAGCCAGTTGCAGGCTTTGGATGCGCAGACTATCGCAGTCAAACAAGGACTCGAAGAGCAAaaagccgaggtggagaagAGCATCAAGGAAGTCGAGCACTGCGTCAAGAGCGTACGAGAGAACGAGAAGCGTAGGGATGGAGAATTGGACCGAATCAAGGACGATGTCGAAGGGATCCGAAAAGAGCTCGCAAGTCTGTTTGAAAAATCCAAGCAAGCACAGACGAATTCGCTTTCGGAGCTGCAGTCGgagctcaagtcgctcaaATCGCTGCTGGTCTCGAGGGGCACCGTTGGCGGGCAAGGTGGAGCGATGCATGGCGCAGGTGCATCGATTCCTCCGCGTCCGTACGGTGTAGGCTATGGTGCTGGCTCGTACGGTTCGCCGACGATTGGCACGCCAACAGGAGATGCAAGCCCACCGCACCTCCCCAAGCCTACGATTCCGGCATGGCAACTCGCAGGCGCCGGATCGACCAACAGTGGCGCAGCTACCCCCACTTCGACGGTGACCAAGGAAGCCGAGGGTACCAGCAGGGCCACTGAGTCGACGCCCGCCGATCCTGCGGAGGAAATGTCAAAGAGCGAGGGAAAGAGCAAGGAGGCGAGCGATTGA